AGGAGCCCCGGACTGAGCAGCCCCGGTCTGGGCGGCCACCATCCACCGGTACCCGAACGGGTCCAGCACGGTCCCGCTGTACCCGTGCCCGGTGTCCGCGGCGGGCCGCAGAAGGGAGCCGCCCTCCTCCACCGCCTTCCGCACCGCCCCGTCCACGTCCGGCACCTCGATCCGGTGCATGGGCTGGACGCCGTTCCGGCCCGGCGCGATGTGCCCGTACTCGGGCGACTCGTCCGCCAGCATCAGCACCGAGTCCCCGATGGCGATCTCCGCGTGGCCGACCGACCCGTCGGGCATCACCACCTCCTCGCCACGCCGGACGGCCCCGAAGACCTCCACGTAGTACTCGACGGCGGCCCTGGTGTCCCGGACGGCCAGATAGGGGACCACGGTCCCGTACGTCTCCATGACAGCTCGCACGTCTCCTCCTCCGATCAGCACTTCCCGCTCCAACCGCTCGCGCAACCGGGCGGCGAAACCGGGATCCGGATCGACGGCCCGGTCGGGCAGCCGAAGCCCTTCGAACGGGTCAGTCATCGCAACCCCCGGTCCACGCGCGGCGGAACGCGACCCTGGCCCGGACCAGCAGGGCCTCGGTCGCGTGCACGGTGCGGCCCATCACCCCGGCCACCTCGGGCACCGGCAGGCCGTCCAGGTAGCGCAGCGTCAGCGCGCACCGGTGGTGGGCGCCCAGCGACTCCAGCACCTGCCGGGCCTGGATGGCGTCGAGCTCGACGTCCCACGGGTCCTCCACCCCGGGCTCG
This is a stretch of genomic DNA from Saccharothrix ecbatanensis. It encodes these proteins:
- a CDS encoding VOC family protein codes for the protein MTDPFEGLRLPDRAVDPDPGFAARLRERLEREVLIGGGDVRAVMETYGTVVPYLAVRDTRAAVEYYVEVFGAVRRGEEVVMPDGSVGHAEIAIGDSVLMLADESPEYGHIAPGRNGVQPMHRIEVPDVDGAVRKAVEEGGSLLRPAADTGHGYSGTVLDPFGYRWMVAAQTGAAQSGAPAGGTTGGEAQPKHGEVGYYTLTVPDDEAAKRFYGAVLGWRFPPGNAERGWGVEGAGLPMSGLWGGQRWAGWKLMYSVDDLASAMARVREQGGTAKEPERQPYGLSSECVDNQGVEFWLWQQ